From the genome of Hymenobacter sp. PAMC 26628, one region includes:
- a CDS encoding sugar MFS transporter, which produces MAAPAPIILNRPAADAAAGPAPRYTSALSAVTTLFFLWGFITCLNDILIPYLKAIFQLSYAQANLINLCFFGAYFLMSIPAGKVVARVGYKRGMLLGFVVAAVGAFLFYPAAAARAYGLFLGALFVLASGITLLQVAANPYVAILGPPASASARLTLTQAFNSLGTTLAPLLGSALILSHLPKLNTATSAATIDVRAVQLPYLVIGGVLLLISLLLSRVHLPVIEHAAAEEAGSPAEHRGAWSYRHLAFGVVGIFAYVGAEVAIGSHIVSYLSLSSVMSDLLIYVRSMLVISEAQKLFGFSIDNTEAAAGMMVSFYWGAAMVGRFAGAYLLNKFSPSKLLAFNAIIAVVFILISISTTGPVAMWSLLAVGLMNSLMYPTIFTLALVGLGRLTEEGSGLLCTAIVGGALVPLLFGFIADHSSLRLALLLPIVCYVYIMWYGLRGSRPVVPA; this is translated from the coding sequence ATGGCTGCTCCTGCTCCCATTATTCTCAACCGCCCAGCTGCCGATGCGGCGGCCGGCCCGGCGCCGCGCTACACGTCGGCGCTGAGTGCCGTGACAACCCTGTTCTTTTTGTGGGGCTTCATTACCTGCCTCAACGACATTCTGATTCCGTACCTAAAGGCAATTTTTCAGCTTTCGTACGCCCAGGCGAACTTAATTAACCTGTGCTTTTTTGGGGCGTATTTCCTGATGAGCATTCCGGCGGGCAAGGTAGTGGCGCGGGTGGGCTACAAGCGCGGGATGCTGCTGGGCTTCGTGGTGGCCGCGGTGGGCGCGTTTTTGTTCTATCCGGCGGCGGCGGCGCGGGCCTACGGGCTGTTCCTGGGGGCCCTGTTCGTGCTGGCCTCGGGCATTACGCTGCTGCAAGTGGCGGCCAACCCCTACGTGGCCATCCTGGGCCCCCCAGCGTCGGCGTCGGCGCGGCTCACGCTTACGCAAGCCTTCAACTCGCTGGGCACTACGCTGGCCCCGCTACTGGGCAGCGCCTTGATTTTGAGCCACCTGCCCAAGCTGAACACGGCCACTTCGGCCGCCACGATTGATGTGCGGGCCGTGCAGCTGCCCTACCTCGTTATTGGCGGCGTGCTGCTGCTTATCAGCCTGCTGCTGAGCCGGGTGCACTTGCCTGTAATTGAGCACGCGGCCGCCGAGGAGGCAGGTAGCCCCGCCGAGCACCGCGGGGCCTGGAGCTACCGGCACTTGGCGTTCGGCGTGGTCGGCATTTTTGCTTACGTAGGCGCCGAGGTGGCCATTGGCTCGCATATTGTGAGCTACCTCAGCCTAAGCAGTGTTATGTCAGACTTGCTCATTTATGTTAGGAGCATGCTAGTAATCTCGGAGGCACAAAAATTATTTGGCTTCAGCATAGATAACACCGAAGCTGCCGCAGGTATGATGGTATCCTTTTATTGGGGGGCGGCGATGGTCGGGCGCTTCGCTGGAGCGTATCTACTCAACAAATTTTCCCCGTCTAAGCTACTAGCCTTCAACGCTATTATTGCCGTAGTGTTCATCCTGATTTCCATCAGCACCACCGGGCCGGTGGCCATGTGGAGCCTGCTGGCCGTGGGCCTCATGAACTCCTTAATGTACCCGACTATCTTCACGCTGGCGCTGGTGGGCCTAGGTCGCCTCACCGAGGAAGGCTCGGGGCTGCTGTGCACCGCCATTGTGGGCGGCGCGCTGGTGCCGCTGCTGTTTGGCTTCATCGCCGACCACAGCAGCCTGCGCTTGGCCTTGCTGCTGCCCATCGTGTGCTACGTGTACATCATGTGGTACGGGCTGCGCGGCAGCCGCCCGGTGGTGCCGGCCTAA
- a CDS encoding SusC/RagA family TonB-linked outer membrane protein, producing the protein MRTFLSVKNWRGIPLLLLGPVVALAPLPTLARDSNRLLGLHLAAVTVQGTVTDEKGSPLPGATIVVKGSSGVGVSADANGRFSLTLPTGNETLVVSSVGYVAQEITLAGRTTLNIQLVTDTKALDEVVVVGYGTQKRSDITGAVGSVKASEIVERPVVNIAQSLQGKVAGVDVSLNSGQPGSAPVIRVRGYSSILAGNDPLYVVDGVFWTAGITTLNPNDIESIEVLKDASATAIYGAQGSAGVVLVTTKRGRKGSTISYDTYASINTLARKQSVLNAREFLATEDLAYQNVQKYDPAGWAAGKYANKDPRIKRRALANPNDPKRLFDDQLNPLYDVDWQNETTRTAVAQSHNLSFSGGSDQMTYGLFLNYVGANGIIDNTFQKRYSARLVVDNQVKKYLKIGTTLSYTNIENRIGNYFTGGNNIPRMLIEMIPIVPIQYPNGVYGKRQDYPDMEGGDNPVAIAREDDERTRAQVFSGNVYANVNFLPGLDFRTVLGANIRSELNPSFASNLIQLRNGGRNLASIGNYNNSSIQWQNYLTYVKQFGTDHSLNVVVGVDAQRFQELANYAETQDLTDNFYGYYNLGQSATPQPPTSNFNSNRFLSFFARANYGYKDCYLLTVTGRRDGSSRFGDNNKYGFFPSAALAWRISQEEFLRDNSLISDLKLRFGYGQTGNSNFDNYQSQPRLGGNSYIINSTRVSGQTIGTLGNPGLQWERAGQYDLGLNVGFLQNRITFEADLYRRTTTDLLLNAPVPRSSGYPSITKNIGSIRNQGLELSLNTVNVQTTDFTWSTTFNISFLQNRVLALGDAGDDIFPGPNFLNETNVLRVGQPVGSFFGRERLGTWSTAEADQALKYGRLPGDLKFKDQNNDGLINDQDRVILGKNIPTGFGTFSNTLRYKGFDLLVDIQFTYGNSVMNLTEHSALDRTGQANSYSIALNDAWTPEHQDTYIAQVRPSYVRYDTGIDSYKVKDASFIRGRNLVLGYNFPTALTESLKLSRLRVYLSAQNFFLASKYKGYDPETSTFGDNSYAQGTPRGNPFAQGIQFFDYPKAHVFTAGLNVSF; encoded by the coding sequence ATGCGTACTTTTTTATCCGTTAAAAACTGGCGTGGTATTCCACTGCTGCTGCTGGGGCCCGTGGTGGCCTTGGCCCCGCTGCCCACGCTGGCCCGGGATAGCAATCGATTGCTAGGCCTGCACCTCGCCGCGGTAACGGTGCAGGGAACCGTCACCGACGAGAAAGGCAGCCCGTTGCCCGGGGCCACCATCGTGGTGAAGGGGTCCTCCGGAGTGGGCGTCAGCGCCGACGCCAACGGCCGGTTTTCGCTGACGCTGCCCACCGGCAACGAGACGCTCGTGGTTTCCTCCGTGGGCTATGTGGCCCAGGAAATTACCCTGGCGGGCCGCACCACGCTCAACATCCAATTGGTGACGGACACCAAGGCGTTGGACGAAGTGGTGGTGGTGGGCTACGGCACCCAGAAGCGCTCTGACATTACCGGAGCCGTGGGCAGCGTGAAGGCCAGCGAGATAGTGGAGCGCCCCGTGGTAAACATCGCGCAGAGCCTGCAAGGCAAGGTGGCGGGCGTTGACGTATCGCTGAACTCGGGGCAGCCGGGCAGCGCACCAGTGATTCGCGTGCGGGGCTACTCGTCCATTCTGGCCGGCAACGACCCGCTCTACGTGGTGGACGGCGTGTTCTGGACGGCGGGCATTACCACGCTCAACCCCAACGACATCGAGAGCATTGAGGTGCTCAAGGATGCGTCGGCCACGGCCATTTACGGGGCCCAGGGCAGCGCCGGCGTGGTGCTGGTTACGACCAAGCGCGGCCGCAAGGGCAGCACGATCAGCTACGATACCTACGCGAGCATTAACACGCTGGCGCGCAAGCAGAGCGTGCTGAACGCCCGCGAGTTTTTAGCTACCGAGGACCTGGCCTACCAGAACGTACAGAAGTACGACCCCGCGGGCTGGGCCGCCGGCAAATACGCCAACAAGGACCCGCGCATCAAGCGGCGGGCCCTGGCCAACCCCAACGACCCCAAGCGCTTGTTCGACGACCAGCTCAACCCGCTCTACGACGTGGATTGGCAGAACGAAACTACCCGGACGGCCGTGGCGCAAAGCCACAACCTGTCGTTTTCGGGCGGCAGCGACCAGATGACTTACGGCCTGTTTCTGAACTACGTGGGCGCCAACGGCATCATCGACAATACCTTCCAGAAGCGCTACTCGGCCCGCTTGGTGGTGGACAACCAGGTGAAGAAGTACCTGAAAATCGGGACCACCCTCAGCTACACCAACATCGAAAACCGCATCGGCAACTACTTCACAGGGGGCAACAACATCCCGCGGATGCTAATTGAGATGATTCCCATCGTGCCCATTCAGTACCCCAACGGTGTGTATGGCAAGCGCCAGGACTACCCCGACATGGAAGGCGGCGACAACCCGGTGGCCATTGCCCGCGAGGACGACGAACGGACCCGGGCCCAGGTGTTTTCGGGCAACGTGTACGCCAACGTCAACTTCCTGCCGGGGCTGGACTTCCGTACCGTATTGGGCGCCAACATCCGCTCGGAACTTAACCCGTCCTTTGCCTCCAACCTGATTCAACTCCGTAACGGGGGCCGTAACCTGGCCAGCATCGGCAACTACAACAACAGCAGCATCCAGTGGCAGAACTACTTGACCTACGTCAAGCAGTTTGGTACCGACCACTCACTGAACGTAGTGGTGGGCGTGGACGCCCAGCGGTTCCAGGAGTTGGCCAACTACGCTGAGACGCAAGACCTGACCGACAACTTCTACGGCTACTACAACTTGGGCCAAAGCGCCACGCCCCAGCCTCCTACCTCGAATTTTAACTCCAACCGGTTTCTCTCGTTTTTTGCCCGGGCCAACTACGGCTACAAGGACTGCTACTTGCTGACCGTGACCGGGCGGCGCGACGGCTCGTCGCGTTTCGGCGACAACAACAAGTACGGCTTCTTCCCATCAGCGGCCCTGGCTTGGCGGATTTCGCAGGAAGAGTTTCTGCGCGACAACTCGCTGATCTCTGATTTGAAGCTGCGCTTCGGCTACGGCCAAACGGGCAACAGCAACTTTGACAACTACCAGTCCCAACCTCGGCTGGGTGGCAACTCCTACATTATCAACAGCACCCGAGTATCGGGCCAAACCATCGGCACACTGGGCAATCCGGGGTTGCAATGGGAACGGGCTGGGCAATACGATTTGGGTCTGAACGTGGGCTTTTTGCAGAACCGCATCACCTTCGAAGCTGACCTGTACCGCCGCACCACCACTGACCTGCTGCTGAACGCCCCCGTGCCGCGGTCGAGCGGTTACCCCAGCATCACGAAAAACATCGGTAGTATTCGCAACCAAGGCTTGGAGTTGAGCCTGAACACGGTGAACGTGCAGACCACGGACTTCACCTGGTCGACCACGTTCAACATCTCCTTCCTCCAGAACCGCGTGCTAGCACTGGGCGACGCCGGGGACGACATTTTCCCGGGCCCCAACTTCCTCAACGAAACCAACGTGCTGCGCGTGGGGCAGCCGGTGGGCTCGTTCTTCGGCCGGGAGCGGCTGGGCACCTGGAGCACGGCCGAGGCCGACCAAGCCCTCAAGTACGGCCGCCTGCCAGGCGACCTAAAGTTTAAGGACCAGAACAACGACGGACTGATCAACGACCAGGACCGGGTGATTCTGGGCAAGAACATCCCGACCGGCTTCGGCACCTTCAGCAACACGCTGCGCTATAAGGGTTTTGACTTGCTGGTGGACATCCAGTTCACCTACGGCAACAGCGTGATGAACCTGACCGAGCACTCGGCCCTCGACCGCACCGGGCAGGCCAACAGCTACAGCATTGCCCTGAACGACGCTTGGACGCCCGAGCACCAGGATACCTACATCGCCCAGGTGCGGCCGTCGTACGTGCGCTACGACACGGGTATTGACTCCTACAAAGTGAAGGATGCCTCCTTCATCCGGGGCCGCAACCTGGTGCTGGGCTACAACTTCCCCACCGCCCTCACCGAGTCGCTGAAGCTCTCCCGCCTGCGGGTGTACCTGTCGGCGCAAAACTTCTTCCTGGCCAGCAAATACAAAGGTTACGACCCCGAAACGAGCACGTTTGGCGACAACTCCTACGCTCAAGGCACGCCTCGTGGTAACCCCTTCGCCCAGGGCATTCAGTTCTTCGACTACCCCAAGGCCCACGTGTTCACGGCCGGGCTCAACGTTTCCTTCTAA
- a CDS encoding RagB/SusD family nutrient uptake outer membrane protein: protein MSLNFKSLTQTALCAGLLLAAAGCKDYLVEDNRSTISQGAYFTTASQAQAAVDGLYNSLRIFNGDTGYGESIWVGLDLLPGHATSLGQSQFNNQLINQTIDPANPYFSNVWNNSYNGIGSANLAIARIPDISMDETLKKSLLGQAYFMRAFLYYNLVRLYGDVPLLTTPIDGASPDLYPTRSPQADVYKLIISDLQTAEAAGLPAVDLNGRISTGAVKSLLANVYLTTAGYPLQLKANYALAATKAAEVIDAGSYSLFTDYAFLHDNAHKNQGEFILQAQYSFGIASNAISPLVIPYFVGISKYSDEFGAIIPTNEFFNSYEAGDLRTQEQQFYFSKYPSISDPTKTVDFKVHALYKYFQVSSALGNGSSDENWTLLRLPEVMLIYAEASNEAGAPTAKAYAQLNAIRSRAKLPALSGLNQADFRTAVWKERYHELAYEAKAYFDIQRTRQTYDVVNNKFVNVIGFKSEAGAAFLEKYLLWGIPSAEIGRNNKLTQNPGY, encoded by the coding sequence ATGTCACTGAACTTTAAATCACTCACCCAAACGGCCCTGTGCGCGGGCCTGCTGCTGGCGGCGGCGGGCTGCAAGGACTACCTGGTGGAAGACAACCGCTCGACCATTTCCCAGGGCGCGTACTTCACCACGGCCAGCCAGGCCCAGGCCGCGGTTGACGGCCTGTACAACAGCCTGCGCATCTTCAACGGCGATACGGGCTACGGCGAAAGCATCTGGGTGGGCCTGGACCTGCTGCCCGGCCACGCCACTTCGCTGGGCCAGAGCCAGTTCAACAACCAGCTCATCAACCAGACCATCGACCCGGCCAACCCGTACTTTTCCAACGTCTGGAACAACTCCTACAACGGCATCGGGTCGGCTAACCTGGCCATTGCCCGGATTCCGGACATTTCGATGGACGAAACCCTGAAGAAGTCCCTGCTGGGCCAGGCGTACTTCATGCGGGCCTTTTTGTACTACAACTTGGTGCGCCTTTACGGCGACGTGCCCCTGCTCACCACTCCCATCGACGGCGCTAGCCCGGACCTGTACCCGACCCGCTCGCCCCAGGCCGACGTGTACAAGCTAATCATCAGCGACCTGCAAACTGCGGAGGCTGCCGGCCTGCCCGCTGTGGACCTAAACGGGCGCATCTCGACGGGAGCCGTGAAGTCGCTGCTGGCCAACGTGTACCTGACCACGGCCGGCTACCCGCTGCAACTCAAGGCCAACTACGCCCTGGCCGCCACCAAGGCCGCCGAGGTGATTGACGCCGGCTCTTATTCGTTGTTCACTGACTACGCCTTTTTGCACGACAACGCCCACAAAAACCAGGGCGAGTTCATCTTGCAGGCGCAGTACTCCTTCGGCATTGCCAGCAACGCCATCAGCCCGCTGGTCATCCCGTACTTCGTGGGCATCTCGAAGTACAGCGACGAGTTCGGGGCCATCATCCCGACCAACGAGTTTTTCAACAGCTACGAGGCCGGCGACCTGCGCACCCAGGAGCAGCAATTTTACTTCTCGAAGTACCCATCTATCAGCGACCCCACGAAGACTGTGGACTTCAAGGTGCACGCCCTCTACAAGTACTTTCAGGTGTCGAGCGCGCTCGGCAACGGCTCGTCGGACGAGAACTGGACGCTGCTGCGGCTGCCCGAAGTGATGCTGATTTACGCCGAGGCCAGCAACGAAGCGGGGGCCCCCACGGCCAAAGCCTACGCGCAGCTTAACGCCATCCGCAGCCGCGCCAAGCTACCCGCGCTGAGCGGCCTGAACCAGGCCGACTTCCGCACCGCCGTGTGGAAGGAGCGCTACCACGAACTGGCCTACGAGGCCAAGGCGTACTTCGACATCCAGCGCACCCGCCAGACCTACGACGTGGTGAACAACAAATTTGTGAACGTGATTGGCTTCAAGAGCGAAGCGGGCGCGGCCTTCCTGGAGAAATACCTGCTGTGGGGCATTCCATCGGCCGAGATTGGCCGCAACAACAAGCTAACCCAGAACCCGGGCTACTAG
- a CDS encoding GH92 family glycosyl hydrolase: MAQRFAFLPTPAAPWLKAVLGACLALGTAPAPAQSLTSFVDPMIGTGGHGHVFLGANVPFGAVQLGPQNIIKGWDWCSGYHYSDSLMVGFSHTHLSGTGASDLGDVLIMPYTGPLKTDKGQQKVPHQGYLSRYSHKTETARPGYYAVTLADYGIRAELTATARVGFHRYTFPAGGKEAHVIIDLKEGIDDKATDTYIEQVDPQTFVGYRFSKGWAKDQRLYFAIKTSAPISQFAVYNEAQALKGKKGQGVAIKGVFSFAKAPAALQLKVGISPVSSQNALANIAAEAPGWDFAQVQKAADAQWSKELNKIAVETTDPVAKRIFYTAMYHAWFAPALFNDANGDYRGTDKKVYPKAAFANYTTFSLWDTYRTEQSLFTLAQPERLGDMAQSMLAIGRQQGKLPIWPLMGSETDCMVGYSAVPALAEAYLKGTPGIDANEMLAQMKASSTRDDMGSQYVKSLGFIPADKEPESVAKALEYAIDDWSIAQVAKKMGRLDDYKTYSARALYYKKYFDPRTRFMRGLTTDGKFQLPFNPIQSIHRQNNYTEGNAWQYTWLVPHDVPGLIGLFGSDAAFVQKLDSLFVVQGSLGESASPDISGLIGMYAHGNEPSHATTYLYAYAGQQWKTAEKVRQVLREMYKDQPDGISGNEDCGQMSAWYIMSALGFYPVSPSSGAYVLGSPLMDRATIRLPQGKTFVINAKNNGPQNPYIQSVALNGKPYANSYVLHRDIVAGGTLELTMGPRPNTAFGAAAANRPQEIYQ, translated from the coding sequence ATGGCCCAGCGCTTTGCTTTCCTACCTACCCCCGCCGCTCCTTGGTTAAAGGCCGTGCTTGGCGCTTGCCTCGCTTTGGGCACGGCCCCCGCCCCGGCCCAAAGCCTCACTTCCTTCGTTGACCCGATGATCGGTACGGGTGGGCACGGCCACGTTTTCCTCGGGGCCAACGTACCGTTTGGAGCCGTGCAGCTGGGGCCCCAGAACATCATCAAGGGCTGGGACTGGTGCTCGGGCTACCATTACTCGGACAGCCTAATGGTCGGGTTTTCGCACACGCACCTCAGCGGCACGGGCGCCTCCGACCTGGGCGACGTGCTGATCATGCCCTACACGGGGCCCCTCAAGACCGACAAGGGCCAGCAGAAGGTGCCGCACCAAGGCTACCTCTCGCGCTACTCGCACAAAACCGAAACGGCCCGGCCCGGCTACTACGCCGTGACCCTGGCCGACTACGGCATCCGCGCCGAACTGACGGCTACCGCCCGGGTCGGCTTTCACCGCTACACGTTCCCGGCCGGGGGCAAGGAGGCGCACGTCATCATCGACCTCAAGGAGGGCATCGACGACAAGGCCACCGACACCTACATCGAGCAGGTGGACCCGCAAACCTTTGTGGGCTACCGCTTTTCCAAGGGCTGGGCCAAAGACCAACGGCTCTACTTTGCCATCAAAACCTCGGCGCCCATCTCGCAATTTGCCGTGTACAACGAGGCGCAGGCGCTGAAGGGCAAAAAAGGCCAGGGCGTGGCCATCAAGGGCGTGTTCAGCTTCGCGAAGGCTCCGGCCGCGTTGCAGCTGAAGGTGGGGATTTCGCCAGTTAGCTCGCAGAACGCGCTGGCCAACATCGCGGCTGAGGCCCCCGGTTGGGACTTTGCGCAGGTGCAAAAAGCGGCCGATGCGCAGTGGAGCAAGGAGCTGAATAAAATCGCCGTCGAGACGACCGACCCGGTGGCCAAGCGCATCTTCTACACGGCGATGTACCACGCCTGGTTCGCGCCGGCGCTGTTCAACGATGCCAACGGCGACTACCGGGGCACCGACAAAAAGGTGTACCCCAAGGCGGCCTTTGCCAACTATACTACGTTCTCACTCTGGGACACGTACCGCACGGAGCAGTCGCTGTTTACCCTGGCCCAGCCCGAACGGTTGGGTGACATGGCGCAGTCGATGCTGGCCATCGGCCGGCAGCAGGGCAAATTGCCCATCTGGCCTTTGATGGGCAGCGAAACCGACTGCATGGTGGGCTACAGCGCCGTGCCGGCCCTGGCCGAAGCCTACCTCAAGGGTACGCCGGGCATCGACGCCAACGAGATGCTGGCGCAGATGAAGGCCTCCAGTACCCGCGACGATATGGGCTCGCAGTACGTGAAGTCGCTGGGCTTCATTCCGGCCGATAAGGAGCCCGAGTCGGTGGCCAAGGCCCTGGAGTACGCCATCGACGACTGGAGCATTGCGCAGGTGGCCAAGAAGATGGGCCGCCTGGACGATTACAAAACATACAGCGCCCGGGCCCTGTACTACAAGAAATACTTCGACCCGCGCACCCGCTTCATGCGCGGCCTCACCACCGACGGCAAGTTCCAGCTGCCCTTCAATCCCATCCAGTCCATCCACCGCCAGAACAACTACACCGAGGGCAACGCCTGGCAGTACACTTGGCTGGTGCCCCACGACGTGCCGGGCCTCATCGGCCTGTTCGGCAGCGACGCGGCGTTTGTGCAGAAGCTCGACAGCTTGTTTGTGGTGCAGGGCAGCCTGGGCGAAAGCGCCTCGCCCGACATTTCGGGCCTGATTGGCATGTACGCCCACGGCAACGAGCCCAGCCACGCCACCACCTACCTTTACGCCTACGCCGGCCAGCAGTGGAAAACCGCCGAGAAGGTGCGCCAGGTGCTGCGCGAAATGTACAAGGACCAACCCGACGGTATCAGCGGCAACGAAGACTGCGGGCAGATGTCGGCCTGGTACATCATGTCGGCCCTTGGTTTTTATCCCGTCAGCCCCAGCAGCGGGGCCTATGTGCTGGGCAGCCCCCTCATGGACCGCGCCACCATCCGGCTGCCGCAGGGCAAAACGTTCGTCATCAACGCCAAAAACAATGGGCCCCAGAATCCGTACATCCAGTCGGTGGCCCTGAACGGCAAGCCGTATGCCAACAGCTACGTGCTGCACCGCGACATCGTGGCCGGCGGTACGCTGGAGCTGACGATGGGGCCCCGGCCGAACACGGCGTTCGGCGCCGCGGCGGCCAACCGGCCCCAGGAAATTTACCAATAG
- a CDS encoding LacI family DNA-binding transcriptional regulator, with the protein MKKKLLIHDIARHLDVSIATVSLVLNGKAKEKRISDGLAEKVLRYVEEVGYKPNQLAKSLRTGKTHVIGLVVEDITNPFFTAVAGLIEQKALARGYHIIYCSTNDDAAKTRDLLAVFQARHVDGYILALPAGVEEEVRALVRGGKPLVLFDRLLPGLLTNAVVVDGASGMYEATRHLLGQGFTNIALVTARVSQLQMAVRRQGYAQALRERGLPELVQEITFPQTRGQILQEMEAFFVAHPACHAVIFATNYLGVYGLEALGRLGRRIPAEMAVVSFDDNDLFRLYSPPITVVAQPMEALAEESISILLAALEDPGAGAPGRLVQLQLAPQLVVRGSSLRPAS; encoded by the coding sequence TTGAAAAAGAAACTCCTCATCCACGACATCGCCAGGCACCTCGACGTGTCCATCGCCACGGTGTCGCTTGTGCTCAACGGCAAGGCCAAGGAGAAGCGCATCAGCGACGGGCTGGCCGAAAAGGTGCTCCGGTACGTGGAGGAAGTGGGCTACAAGCCCAACCAGCTGGCCAAGAGCCTGCGCACGGGCAAAACGCACGTCATCGGGCTGGTCGTAGAAGACATTACCAACCCGTTCTTTACCGCCGTGGCCGGCCTTATCGAGCAAAAAGCGCTGGCGCGCGGCTACCACATCATTTATTGCAGCACCAACGACGACGCGGCCAAAACGCGCGACCTGCTCGCCGTGTTCCAGGCGCGGCACGTCGACGGTTACATCCTGGCCCTGCCCGCCGGGGTAGAGGAGGAGGTGCGCGCGCTCGTGCGCGGTGGCAAGCCCCTGGTGCTTTTCGACCGCCTGCTGCCCGGCCTGCTCACCAACGCCGTGGTGGTGGACGGCGCCAGCGGCATGTACGAGGCCACCCGCCACCTGCTGGGGCAGGGCTTCACCAACATTGCCCTGGTCACGGCCCGGGTGAGCCAGCTGCAAATGGCTGTCCGCCGGCAGGGTTACGCCCAGGCCCTGCGCGAGCGCGGCCTGCCCGAGCTGGTGCAGGAAATTACCTTCCCGCAAACACGGGGGCAGATCCTGCAGGAAATGGAGGCGTTCTTCGTCGCCCACCCGGCCTGCCACGCCGTCATCTTTGCCACCAACTACCTGGGCGTGTACGGCCTGGAAGCCCTCGGCCGCCTGGGCCGGCGCATCCCCGCCGAAATGGCCGTCGTTTCCTTCGACGACAACGACTTGTTCCGGCTTTATTCCCCGCCCATCACCGTGGTGGCGCAGCCCATGGAGGCCTTGGCCGAGGAAAGCATCAGCATTTTGCTGGCCGCCCTGGAGGACCCCGGTGCCGGGGCCCCCGGCCGCCTGGTGCAGCTCCAGCTCGCCCCGCAGCTGGTAGTGCGCGGCTCTTCCCTGCGCCCCGCCAGCTAA